A genomic region of Desulfosarcina ovata subsp. ovata contains the following coding sequences:
- a CDS encoding Fur family transcriptional regulator — protein sequence MSDPEIRLHKMVAALRENQYRITPQRLAILRILAESKGHPSVEAIYAQVKPDFPTTSLATVYKNISVLKELNQVLELGFSDDSNRYDGNKPYDHPHVVCTVCKKILDPDIAALSNMTAELMRETGFTITRHRLDFFGVCPDCQAKKNQGSK from the coding sequence ATGTCCGATCCTGAAATCCGACTGCACAAAATGGTTGCCGCCTTGCGTGAAAACCAGTACCGCATCACCCCCCAACGCCTGGCCATCCTAAGAATACTGGCGGAAAGCAAAGGTCATCCCAGCGTCGAAGCCATCTACGCCCAGGTCAAACCGGACTTCCCCACCACCAGCCTGGCCACCGTCTACAAAAATATCTCGGTTCTCAAGGAACTTAATCAGGTCCTGGAACTGGGATTCAGTGACGACAGCAACCGTTACGACGGCAACAAACCCTACGATCATCCCCACGTGGTCTGTACGGTCTGTAAAAAAATCCTCGATCCGGATATTGCGGCGCTTTCAAACATGACCGCGGAACTGATGCGCGAAACCGGATTTACCATCACCCGCCATCGCCTCGATTTTTTTGGTGTCTGCCCGGACTGTCAGGCCAAGAAAAATCAGGGATCAAAATGA
- a CDS encoding dihydrolipoyl dehydrogenase family protein, with product MAVYDYDIGIIGGGAAGLTVASGAAQLGAKTLLVEKEPALGGDCLHYGCVPSKTLIHSARVWHQIKHADRFGLSVVDVPPVDFSRIARRIQDVIAVIQRHDSEERFCRLGAKVVFGSVFFRDAHTVDLNGSRVSAKTWVVATGSSPAVPPIPGLGAVDFLTNRQIFSLETRPGSMIILGAGPIGIEMAQAFNRLGTKVTVVGRSGQILSREDRDMADAVQARLAAEGVSFYLGASVQRVSPDGPRKCVRLQLDSGRKIDIRADALLVALGRRPNVEDLRLEAAGVAVEPAGIVVDPRLRTRQKHIFAAGDVNGGFQFTHAAGYEGGIVVSNAVFHLPRKVDYTWLPWCTYTDPELASIGMNERRARASGIDCTVLIESFGANDRALAEGETDGRIKLILDKKEKPLGVQILGPRAGDLIAEWVATLNGGTKLSSLASAVHPYPTLAEINKRVAGNLFSPKIFSETVQKGLKLFFNLKGRACTPSVGDGPAES from the coding sequence ATGGCCGTCTACGATTACGATATCGGGATCATCGGCGGCGGTGCCGCCGGTCTGACGGTGGCGTCGGGGGCGGCCCAGCTGGGAGCCAAAACCCTTTTGGTGGAAAAAGAGCCTGCTCTCGGTGGCGATTGCCTGCATTACGGCTGTGTGCCCAGCAAAACCCTGATCCACTCGGCCCGCGTTTGGCATCAGATCAAACACGCCGATCGCTTCGGTCTGTCGGTGGTGGATGTGCCGCCGGTTGACTTTTCCCGGATCGCCAGACGGATTCAGGACGTGATTGCCGTAATCCAGCGGCACGATTCGGAGGAACGCTTCTGCCGGCTGGGGGCCAAGGTGGTTTTCGGCAGCGTTTTTTTCAGGGATGCGCACACGGTGGACCTGAACGGCAGCCGTGTCAGTGCCAAAACATGGGTGGTGGCCACCGGTTCCTCGCCGGCCGTTCCGCCCATCCCCGGGCTTGGGGCGGTTGATTTTTTAACCAACCGCCAAATTTTTTCCCTTGAAACCCGGCCGGGCAGCATGATTATTCTGGGTGCCGGCCCCATCGGCATTGAAATGGCCCAGGCCTTCAACCGACTGGGAACGAAAGTGACGGTCGTGGGGCGGTCCGGTCAGATCCTGTCCAGGGAGGATCGCGATATGGCTGACGCGGTCCAGGCCCGTCTGGCCGCAGAAGGGGTCTCCTTTTACCTGGGGGCCAGCGTGCAGCGGGTATCCCCGGACGGGCCGAGAAAATGCGTGCGTTTGCAGCTGGATTCGGGTAGGAAAATCGACATTCGGGCCGATGCGCTCCTGGTAGCCCTGGGCCGCAGACCCAACGTCGAGGATTTGCGGCTGGAAGCGGCCGGTGTGGCCGTGGAGCCGGCCGGCATCGTTGTGGACCCGCGTTTGCGGACCCGCCAGAAACACATTTTTGCTGCCGGAGATGTTAATGGGGGCTTTCAGTTTACCCACGCCGCCGGCTACGAAGGCGGCATCGTGGTCAGCAACGCCGTATTTCATCTGCCGCGCAAAGTCGATTACACCTGGCTGCCGTGGTGTACCTACACCGATCCCGAACTGGCCAGCATTGGCATGAACGAACGCAGAGCCAGGGCGTCGGGAATCGACTGCACGGTGCTGATCGAATCGTTCGGGGCCAACGACCGGGCCCTGGCCGAAGGGGAGACCGACGGGCGGATCAAACTGATCCTGGACAAAAAGGAAAAACCCCTGGGCGTGCAGATCCTCGGCCCGCGGGCCGGTGACCTGATTGCCGAGTGGGTGGCTACTTTGAACGGTGGTACCAAGCTGTCCTCCCTGGCCTCGGCCGTTCACCCATACCCCACGCTGGCGGAGATCAATAAGCGGGTTGCCGGAAATCTCTTCTCGCCAAAGATCTTTTCCGAGACGGTGCAAAAGGGGCTCAAGTTGTTTTTTAACCTTAAGGGGCGGGCCTGCACACCCTCGGTGGGTGACGGTCCGGCGGAATCCTGA
- a CDS encoding prolyl oligopeptidase family serine peptidase yields MEQQIQLKRDFFDDADHYDMLAATRALDIPMLVVHGDRDTIIPVSEAHLAREANPARVELLIVEGGDHMLSRSEHQQQVGRVVTDWFCRQAGVPVTGASAG; encoded by the coding sequence ATGGAACAGCAGATTCAATTGAAACGGGATTTTTTTGACGACGCCGACCATTACGACATGCTGGCGGCCACCCGCGCCCTGGACATCCCCATGCTGGTGGTGCACGGTGACCGCGATACGATCATTCCCGTGTCTGAAGCCCACCTGGCCCGGGAGGCCAATCCGGCACGGGTGGAGCTGTTGATTGTCGAGGGTGGCGATCACATGCTTTCCCGTTCCGAGCACCAGCAACAGGTCGGTCGTGTGGTTACCGACTGGTTCTGCCGGCAGGCCGGCGTGCCGGTGACCGGCGCTTCAGCCGGATGA
- a CDS encoding rhodanese-like domain-containing protein — translation MNWRQFLTPVKSVDADAAKAYLADKKVEDVTILDVRQPKEYESGHIPGAVLAPLPGLTDHLDKIDKNKPVMVYCAVGGRSRVAAQLLSGQGFKNILNLSGGFKAWTSDTAFLGEEKGLALFDGVTSVEQALTVAYSLEAGLKDFYETMAGKVDNDPAKQLFQKLSQIEIKHQERILKQYAETTGKAVSHETFENQALPGVLEGGLTTEEYANLLMPSYDTVSEIIELAMSIEAQALDLYLRASEKAVNDAGRKALVQIANEEKTHLRLLGELMEETLEGK, via the coding sequence ATGAACTGGCGACAATTTCTGACCCCCGTAAAGTCCGTCGATGCCGATGCGGCCAAAGCCTATCTGGCCGATAAAAAAGTGGAAGATGTAACCATTCTGGATGTCCGTCAGCCAAAAGAGTATGAATCCGGCCATATTCCCGGGGCCGTCCTGGCGCCTCTGCCGGGGTTGACCGATCATCTGGACAAAATCGATAAAAACAAACCCGTAATGGTTTACTGCGCCGTTGGCGGCCGCAGCCGGGTGGCGGCACAGCTGCTTTCCGGGCAGGGATTTAAAAACATCCTGAATCTGTCCGGCGGATTCAAGGCCTGGACCAGCGACACGGCATTTCTCGGTGAAGAAAAGGGGTTGGCGCTTTTCGACGGCGTCACCTCCGTGGAGCAGGCCCTCACCGTGGCCTACTCCCTCGAGGCCGGCCTGAAGGATTTTTACGAAACCATGGCCGGCAAGGTAGACAACGATCCAGCAAAGCAACTGTTTCAAAAACTGTCTCAGATTGAAATCAAACACCAGGAGCGTATCTTGAAACAATACGCCGAAACCACCGGCAAAGCGGTCTCCCATGAAACGTTCGAAAACCAGGCCCTGCCCGGTGTCCTTGAAGGCGGCCTGACCACCGAAGAGTACGCCAATCTGCTCATGCCCAGCTATGACACGGTCAGCGAAATCATCGAACTGGCCATGTCCATCGAGGCCCAGGCGCTGGATCTCTACCTGCGGGCATCCGAAAAAGCGGTCAACGATGCCGGACGCAAGGCACTGGTCCAGATTGCCAATGAGGAGAAAACCCACCTGAGGCTGCTGGGCGAATTGATGGAAGAGACCCTGGAAGGGAAATAA
- a CDS encoding phospholipid-binding protein, producing MKKWTPLLLLATLLLLTLGCSKKHGPEPIVIPKDATKMEVSFTWAGIDTCTHDSPEIQVTRVPAGTVELQVRLKDTNEPAWNHGGGKVAYDGSGTISAGALNRGYNGPCPPWDQSHKYEFSVMAVDDQGTIIGFGKARQLFPPKN from the coding sequence ATGAAAAAATGGACTCCACTGCTCCTGCTGGCCACCCTGCTTCTTCTCACGCTCGGATGCAGCAAGAAACACGGGCCCGAACCGATTGTGATTCCCAAGGATGCCACCAAAATGGAGGTCTCCTTTACCTGGGCGGGCATCGACACCTGTACCCATGATTCGCCTGAAATCCAGGTGACCCGTGTTCCCGCAGGCACCGTGGAATTGCAGGTCCGACTCAAGGATACCAATGAGCCGGCCTGGAATCACGGGGGCGGCAAGGTAGCCTATGACGGGTCGGGAACGATTTCTGCCGGTGCCCTCAACCGGGGGTATAACGGTCCTTGCCCGCCCTGGGACCAGAGTCACAAATACGAATTTTCGGTCATGGCCGTGGATGATCAGGGGACGATCATCGGATTCGGCAAGGCCCGGCAGCTTTTTCCACCCAAAAACTGA
- a CDS encoding DUF3786 domain-containing protein, whose translation MALSVVDLYRDVLPRTNCGDCGFNSCLAFAGMVVAEKHPLDGCPHLAPEVVERCNQELGGQYAAGKWTKRDLAEDALTWARERSASMRLVDLPERIGGHLTNEDGEPALHLPYYTASVIIRGDDIVRADGAALTRWEKVFIYNHMAQGGRRMPTGKWKGFEEFPNTVSKVKTMAAHVEAPLVARFCGRIDELRSAAAGMGGEDATGKANSADVAVHFHPFPRVPVMLLFWDEDPEDGFGATAKLLFDETVIEHLDIESIVFLSERLRQMLCDAADEGA comes from the coding sequence ATGGCGCTATCCGTCGTTGATCTATACCGGGATGTGTTGCCACGGACCAATTGCGGCGACTGCGGATTTAATAGCTGCCTGGCCTTTGCCGGGATGGTGGTTGCCGAGAAACACCCCCTGGACGGCTGCCCGCACCTGGCGCCGGAGGTGGTGGAACGCTGCAACCAGGAGTTGGGCGGGCAATATGCGGCCGGGAAGTGGACCAAACGGGATCTGGCCGAAGATGCCCTGACGTGGGCCAGGGAGCGTTCCGCCTCCATGCGGCTGGTCGACCTGCCAGAACGTATCGGCGGGCATCTGACGAACGAAGACGGAGAGCCGGCCCTGCACCTACCCTACTACACGGCCAGCGTGATCATCCGTGGCGACGATATCGTGCGGGCGGACGGGGCGGCCCTGACCCGCTGGGAGAAGGTGTTCATCTACAACCATATGGCCCAGGGGGGGCGGCGGATGCCCACCGGCAAGTGGAAGGGGTTTGAGGAATTCCCCAACACCGTGTCCAAGGTCAAGACCATGGCCGCGCATGTGGAGGCCCCCCTGGTGGCGCGTTTTTGTGGCCGGATTGACGAGTTGCGTTCGGCCGCTGCCGGTATGGGCGGCGAAGACGCCACCGGCAAGGCCAACAGCGCCGATGTCGCCGTTCATTTTCATCCCTTCCCCCGGGTACCGGTGATGCTGCTTTTCTGGGATGAAGATCCCGAGGATGGTTTCGGGGCCACGGCCAAATTGCTTTTTGACGAAACCGTCATCGAGCATCTGGATATTGAATCCATCGTTTTTCTGAGTGAGCGGTTGCGGCAGATGCTGTGTGATGCCGCCGATGAAGGAGCGTGA
- a CDS encoding 2-oxoglutarate dehydrogenase E1 component encodes MNLSETLSADFIDAQYRKWKSDPASVPEDWQFFFRGFEIAAATPVSAGDGDPEQALRQAHVGALIHRYRDIGHLLACMDPLSACPTSHPLLDLEAFGLDAADMERTFAAPDLMASGAAPLKAIVGRLKQTYCHSVGVEYMHLQDPDERAWLQARMEPGGNRTELSPDSRIDLLRQISAAALFEAFLNKKYVGVTRFSLEGGESLIPLLDTLCRRAHDAGCRELILGMAHRGRLNVLRNILAKPAEEIFSEFESCYDPQDLVGSGDVKYHNGYLSQRDMGGGDPLTLYMVSNPSHLEAVDPVVEGMVRARQDRLPERPEQMVMPVLLHGDAAFAGQGVVAETLNMSQLKGYRTGGTIHVIVNNQIGYTTLPEDARSTRYSTDVAKGLMVPIFHVHGEDPEAVVHVARLAADYRYRFGKDVVIDLVCYRRYGHNEGDEPYFTQPTMYQRIRERPPLNRVYAEQLMAEKIVSRETVEKFEAAINEGLDAAYEEIHGSTCLFPEPRFFPEWDGVGGTFSFNSVKTAVAKKTLTDLAQRLADMPDGFTVHPRLKRVLDQRLEAVTAREGIDWAGAEALAFASLLAEGHPVRLSGQDVGRGTFSQRHSVLWDYQTGEPHIPLNRLMPDQAPFAVYNSLLAEAGVLGFEYGYAVTRPDVLTLWEAQFGDFANNAQCVIDLFIASGQAKWQQLCGLTLLLPHGWEGLGPEHSSARMERFLQLCAGDNMQVANLTTPAQYFHLLRRQINAPFRKPLVIMTPKSLLRHPMAISSLKSLTDEAFAPVIDDAGAGASIKKVVFCSGKLYYQLIARRQQIKANDTAIVRVELLHPFPEKALKAVIGRYKKASVWIWAQEEPENMGAWQYIRPRLGEMLKKTLAYVGRNASASPATGFPKIYKMEQDGIMDQAIGLHGQSGEVAG; translated from the coding sequence ATGAATCTGTCCGAAACCCTGAGCGCCGATTTTATCGACGCCCAATACCGCAAATGGAAGTCCGATCCCGCTTCCGTGCCAGAGGACTGGCAGTTTTTCTTCCGGGGATTCGAAATCGCCGCTGCAACACCCGTATCGGCGGGCGATGGGGACCCTGAACAGGCCCTTCGCCAGGCCCACGTCGGAGCCCTGATTCATCGCTACCGGGATATCGGTCATCTGTTGGCCTGCATGGATCCGCTTTCGGCCTGTCCCACATCCCACCCCCTGCTGGATCTCGAAGCCTTCGGGCTGGACGCCGCCGATATGGAGCGGACTTTTGCCGCACCGGACCTGATGGCGTCAGGCGCGGCACCGCTCAAGGCGATCGTCGGCCGTCTGAAGCAGACCTACTGCCACAGCGTCGGGGTCGAATATATGCACCTTCAGGACCCCGATGAGCGGGCCTGGCTGCAGGCACGCATGGAGCCTGGCGGCAACCGGACCGAGCTTTCCCCGGATTCGCGCATCGATCTGCTGCGGCAGATTTCGGCGGCCGCGCTGTTCGAGGCCTTTCTCAATAAAAAATATGTGGGTGTGACCCGGTTCTCGCTGGAGGGCGGCGAATCCCTCATCCCCCTGCTGGACACCCTCTGCCGGCGGGCCCACGACGCCGGCTGCCGGGAACTGATTCTCGGCATGGCCCACCGGGGGCGCCTCAATGTGCTGCGCAACATCCTGGCCAAACCGGCCGAGGAGATCTTCTCGGAATTCGAAAGCTGCTACGATCCCCAGGACCTGGTGGGATCGGGAGATGTCAAATACCATAACGGCTACCTCTCCCAGCGGGACATGGGCGGCGGGGATCCGTTGACCCTTTACATGGTGAGCAATCCCAGCCATCTGGAAGCGGTCGATCCGGTGGTCGAGGGCATGGTCCGGGCCCGGCAGGACAGGCTTCCCGAGCGGCCGGAGCAGATGGTGATGCCGGTGCTGCTGCACGGTGACGCGGCCTTTGCCGGTCAGGGGGTGGTGGCGGAAACCCTGAATATGTCGCAGCTCAAGGGCTACCGTACGGGGGGCACCATCCATGTGATCGTCAACAACCAGATCGGCTACACCACCCTTCCCGAAGACGCCCGGTCCACCCGCTATTCCACCGATGTGGCCAAGGGCTTGATGGTGCCCATTTTCCATGTCCACGGCGAGGATCCCGAAGCCGTGGTGCACGTGGCCCGCCTGGCCGCCGATTATCGCTACCGCTTCGGCAAGGATGTGGTCATCGATCTGGTCTGCTACCGCCGGTACGGTCACAACGAGGGCGACGAACCCTATTTCACCCAGCCGACCATGTACCAGCGCATCCGGGAACGGCCACCGCTCAATCGGGTGTACGCTGAACAACTGATGGCCGAGAAGATCGTCTCCAGGGAAACCGTCGAGAAATTTGAAGCGGCCATCAATGAGGGGCTTGACGCCGCCTACGAGGAGATCCATGGGTCCACCTGCCTTTTTCCGGAACCGCGCTTTTTCCCGGAATGGGACGGGGTCGGCGGGACCTTCAGTTTTAATTCGGTGAAAACGGCGGTTGCCAAAAAGACGTTGACCGACCTGGCCCAGCGCCTGGCCGATATGCCGGACGGCTTTACCGTTCATCCACGGCTGAAACGCGTGCTGGATCAGCGCCTGGAGGCGGTCACGGCCCGTGAGGGGATCGACTGGGCCGGTGCCGAGGCCCTGGCGTTTGCCTCCCTGCTGGCCGAGGGCCACCCCGTGCGGCTCAGTGGTCAGGATGTGGGCCGGGGCACCTTCAGCCAGCGTCATAGTGTGCTCTGGGATTACCAGACCGGTGAGCCGCATATTCCGTTGAATCGACTGATGCCGGATCAGGCGCCGTTTGCCGTTTACAACAGCCTTCTGGCCGAAGCCGGCGTACTGGGGTTCGAATACGGTTATGCAGTGACCCGGCCCGATGTGCTGACCCTGTGGGAAGCCCAGTTCGGCGATTTTGCCAACAACGCCCAGTGCGTTATCGATTTGTTCATCGCCAGCGGACAGGCCAAGTGGCAGCAGCTCTGCGGGCTGACCCTGCTTTTGCCCCACGGCTGGGAAGGATTGGGGCCCGAACATTCCAGCGCCCGGATGGAGCGCTTCCTCCAGCTGTGCGCAGGCGACAACATGCAGGTGGCCAATCTGACCACACCGGCCCAGTACTTCCACCTGCTGCGCCGCCAGATCAACGCCCCGTTTCGTAAACCCCTGGTGATCATGACGCCCAAAAGCCTGCTTCGCCACCCCATGGCGATCTCTTCTCTCAAGTCGCTGACCGACGAAGCCTTTGCGCCGGTGATCGATGATGCCGGGGCCGGCGCCTCGATCAAAAAGGTAGTCTTTTGCAGCGGCAAGCTTTACTATCAACTGATCGCCCGGCGCCAGCAGATCAAAGCCAACGATACGGCCATCGTACGGGTGGAGCTGTTGCATCCCTTTCCGGAAAAAGCGCTCAAGGCGGTAATCGGCCGGTACAAAAAAGCCTCGGTGTGGATCTGGGCCCAGGAGGAACCGGAAAACATGGGCGCCTGGCAGTATATCCGGCCCCGGCTGGGCGAGATGCTGAAAAAGACACTTGCCTATGTGGGCCGCAACGCGTCGGCCAGCCCGGCCACCGGGTTCCCCAAGATTTACAAAATGGAACAGGATGGCATTATGGATCAGGCCATCGGCCTCCACGGCCAGTCGGGTGAGGTCGCCGGGTAA
- a CDS encoding TVP38/TMEM64 family protein, which yields MMQSVPSESSKTRARIKALLLIVFIAGAVVLIRYSPLRAYLTPDGLSGVMATAGGWAPVVYVVIYAVGICLFIPGTLLTGIGAAIFGPFWGFVWVWIGAMIGSVGGFFIGRTLGRDFAASLIGDRLSRYDAAIARNGFATVLYLRLIYFPFTPMNFGMGLTRVRFADYFAGTGLGIVVGTFIFTFFIGTLKTVWVSGNWAALISPKVFFSIGLFVFSFFIPVIIKSFRDRHP from the coding sequence ATGATGCAATCGGTACCCTCCGAATCCAGCAAGACCAGGGCCAGGATCAAAGCCTTGCTGCTGATCGTGTTTATTGCCGGTGCGGTTGTCCTGATTCGCTACTCCCCGCTTCGTGCCTACCTGACACCCGATGGGCTGTCAGGGGTGATGGCGACGGCCGGCGGGTGGGCGCCGGTGGTTTACGTGGTCATTTACGCCGTGGGCATCTGCCTGTTCATTCCCGGGACCCTGTTGACCGGCATCGGCGCTGCTATTTTTGGCCCTTTCTGGGGTTTCGTGTGGGTCTGGATCGGTGCCATGATCGGGTCGGTCGGCGGTTTTTTCATCGGACGGACGCTGGGACGGGATTTTGCCGCTTCACTGATCGGAGACCGGCTCAGCCGTTACGATGCCGCCATTGCGCGCAACGGTTTTGCCACGGTGCTCTACTTGCGGCTGATCTACTTTCCCTTTACGCCCATGAATTTCGGCATGGGCTTGACCCGGGTGCGTTTTGCAGACTATTTTGCCGGTACTGGCCTGGGGATTGTTGTGGGGACGTTTATTTTCACTTTTTTTATCGGTACCCTCAAAACGGTCTGGGTTTCGGGGAACTGGGCCGCACTGATTTCCCCCAAGGTGTTTTTTTCCATCGGCCTGTTTGTTTTCTCATTTTTCATTCCCGTTATCATCAAAAGCTTCAGAGACCGGCATCCATAA
- a CDS encoding ferritin-like domain-containing protein has translation MNLSEYKDIIKQAIANEVEARKFYEDASNTLKDPYLKKLFASLAEEEKKHRDILTKIYTSDTVETYFSETRDYKVAETVDAPELSMDMKPADAFALAMKKEEEAMKQYTEMANLCDDAEKRKIFLDLAAMERDHKLKMESAFVDIGYPEVW, from the coding sequence ATGAATTTGAGCGAGTACAAGGACATCATCAAGCAGGCCATTGCCAACGAAGTCGAGGCCAGAAAGTTTTACGAGGATGCATCCAACACCCTTAAGGATCCGTACCTGAAAAAGCTCTTCGCCTCCCTGGCCGAAGAGGAGAAGAAACATCGCGATATTCTCACCAAAATCTACACCAGCGATACCGTGGAGACCTATTTTTCGGAAACACGGGATTACAAAGTGGCAGAGACCGTGGATGCACCGGAACTCTCCATGGATATGAAACCGGCCGACGCCTTTGCTCTGGCCATGAAGAAGGAAGAAGAAGCCATGAAGCAGTACACCGAAATGGCCAACCTGTGTGACGATGCGGAAAAACGCAAGATCTTTCTGGATCTGGCCGCCATGGAGCGGGATCACAAACTGAAAATGGAATCCGCGTTTGTGGATATCGGCTATCCCGAGGTATGGTAA
- the odhB gene encoding 2-oxoglutarate dehydrogenase complex dihydrolipoyllysine-residue succinyltransferase: protein MSIEIKIPSVGESVQEAVLAEWFKQDGDTVRKDDPLFVIETDKVTLEVVAEADGVLTITVPAGETVAIGAVVGSIEPGGAAAAAPQPTAAKEPVTPPEKESAAPQSVAPTPAVPAAAGSPVIPQGMALAPSVRRLIAEKNLDISKIQGTGPGGRISKGDILLHLEKAPAGIPDVPSAPAVQAADDPAAFETRKPMSPIRKRIAERLLESKQNTAMLTTFNEIDMSRAMQIRSLYKDAFQKRHSVALGFMSFFVKACVQALKEVPEINAFIDGGDIIYHNYQHIGVAVGTERGLVVPVIRHAERMSYAQVEQAIVDYVTKIKDNRLELADLEGGTFTVSNGGVYGSLLSTPILNMPQSGILGMHKIEKRPVVIDDAIVIRPMMYVALSYDHRVVDGKGAVTFLKRVKEFVENPERMALEV from the coding sequence ATGTCCATCGAAATCAAGATACCCAGTGTTGGCGAATCGGTTCAGGAAGCCGTCCTGGCCGAATGGTTCAAGCAGGATGGCGACACGGTCCGCAAGGACGACCCCCTGTTCGTCATCGAGACGGATAAGGTCACCCTGGAAGTGGTGGCCGAAGCCGACGGGGTCCTTACCATTACCGTTCCGGCCGGTGAAACGGTCGCCATTGGCGCAGTGGTCGGATCGATCGAGCCTGGGGGGGCTGCCGCAGCCGCTCCGCAACCGACGGCGGCGAAAGAACCGGTGACCCCGCCGGAAAAGGAATCGGCGGCTCCTCAATCCGTCGCGCCGACACCGGCGGTACCGGCAGCGGCGGGCTCACCCGTCATTCCGCAGGGCATGGCCCTGGCCCCCTCGGTCCGCCGCCTGATTGCCGAGAAGAACCTCGATATTTCCAAGATACAGGGCACCGGTCCCGGCGGGCGCATCAGCAAGGGTGACATCCTGCTGCATCTGGAAAAAGCCCCTGCGGGTATCCCCGACGTCCCGTCGGCACCGGCTGTCCAGGCCGCTGACGATCCGGCCGCTTTCGAAACGCGCAAGCCCATGTCGCCCATCCGCAAGCGCATCGCCGAGCGCCTGCTGGAATCCAAGCAGAACACGGCCATGCTGACCACCTTCAACGAGATCGACATGTCACGGGCCATGCAGATCCGTTCGCTGTACAAGGATGCCTTCCAGAAACGCCACAGCGTCGCCCTGGGTTTCATGTCCTTCTTCGTCAAGGCGTGTGTGCAGGCGCTCAAGGAGGTCCCCGAGATCAACGCCTTCATCGATGGCGGCGACATTATCTATCACAACTACCAGCATATCGGCGTGGCCGTGGGTACCGAGCGCGGACTGGTGGTGCCGGTGATCCGCCATGCCGAACGCATGAGTTACGCCCAGGTGGAGCAGGCGATTGTGGATTACGTTACCAAAATCAAGGATAACCGGCTGGAACTGGCCGACCTGGAGGGGGGCACCTTTACGGTGAGCAATGGCGGTGTTTACGGCAGCCTGCTCTCCACGCCCATCCTCAACATGCCCCAGAGCGGTATCCTGGGCATGCACAAAATCGAGAAACGGCCGGTGGTGATCGACGACGCGATCGTCATCCGGCCCATGATGTACGTGGCGCTCAGCTACGACCACCGTGTCGTGGACGGCAAGGGCGCGGTGACCTTCCTGAAGCGGGTCAAGGAGTTTGTTGAGAATCCGGAACGCATGGCATTGGAGGTGTAA
- a CDS encoding NAD(P)/FAD-dependent oxidoreductase, translated as MQKKLVLIGGGHAHMVTLANLGAITAKGIDVTVVGPSDEHYYSGMGPGMLSGTYRPEQIRFATRHVVEKQGGTFVRDKAVRIEPQKKMVMLESGGSVPYDVLSCNAGSQVPKPPIDGDPTDIFTVKPIERLMEAKRRLVDHFERHQTQVVIVGGGPSAAEVAGNVWQLARDTGKTMPRITVCAGRTFMGRFSDSIRHRIMGSLRRRGVVMREGGYVRAISSNTVTLDGGETLAADFIFLALGVRPSPIFADSGIATGPDGGLRVNPFLQSTQHPDIFGGGDCIYFQKQPLDKVGVYAVRENPVLYHNLLARLEGRDLMPFDPGGDYLLIFNLGGRTGVLKKRWLEFGGRPAFIVKDYIDRKFMRQFQAIE; from the coding sequence ATGCAAAAAAAACTGGTTCTCATCGGCGGCGGCCACGCCCACATGGTTACCCTGGCCAACCTTGGGGCCATCACCGCCAAAGGCATTGACGTCACCGTTGTCGGCCCATCGGACGAGCACTATTATTCGGGAATGGGACCGGGAATGCTTTCGGGTACCTACCGTCCCGAACAGATTCGTTTCGCCACCCGCCATGTGGTCGAAAAACAGGGCGGAACCTTCGTCCGCGACAAGGCCGTACGCATCGAGCCCCAGAAAAAAATGGTCATGCTCGAAAGCGGCGGCAGCGTGCCCTACGACGTGCTTTCCTGCAATGCGGGCAGCCAGGTGCCAAAGCCACCCATTGACGGGGATCCCACGGATATTTTTACGGTCAAACCCATCGAACGGCTCATGGAAGCCAAACGACGCCTTGTGGATCATTTCGAACGGCACCAGACGCAAGTGGTGATTGTCGGCGGCGGACCCTCAGCGGCCGAAGTCGCCGGCAATGTCTGGCAACTGGCCAGAGATACCGGGAAAACGATGCCCCGGATCACCGTCTGCGCCGGCCGCACCTTCATGGGCCGCTTCAGCGACTCGATCCGACACCGGATCATGGGCAGCCTGCGCCGCCGGGGCGTTGTCATGCGCGAAGGCGGGTATGTGCGCGCCATCTCCTCAAACACCGTCACCCTGGACGGTGGTGAGACCCTGGCCGCGGACTTCATCTTCCTGGCCCTGGGCGTGCGGCCGTCACCGATTTTTGCGGATTCCGGCATCGCCACCGGGCCGGACGGCGGTTTGCGGGTCAACCCGTTTCTGCAAAGCACCCAGCACCCGGATATTTTCGGTGGTGGTGACTGCATCTACTTCCAAAAACAGCCGCTGGACAAGGTGGGCGTTTACGCCGTACGCGAAAATCCGGTGCTGTATCACAATCTCCTGGCCCGGCTGGAGGGCCGTGATCTGATGCCGTTCGATCCGGGCGGGGATTACTTGTTGATCTTCAATCTGGGCGGACGGACCGGTGTCCTGAAAAAACGCTGGCTGGAGTTTGGCGGCCGGCCGGCGTTTATCGTCAAGGACTACATCGATCGAAAGTTCATGCGTCAATTCCAGGCCATCGAATAA